One part of the Thermococcus litoralis DSM 5473 genome encodes these proteins:
- a CDS encoding ATPase, T2SS/T4P/T4SS family, which yields MEEKKKKRSGLSWIEEILSEEAAPLEDIIKEEQREEKPNAKEELSPTVPEIKTPSRSLSAESRGGSSLEEILKSTRGSPRVPIPTYYGEEVKVLDVYGNVRILRVKGEPIPIYEIRLPKLSEEEEKLVKIVRDRAIAEIQIDPESIPDPEERRRIFGRVVKNIMRELAPAISEARMEILVNMVVQNMIGYGKLDPLVRDDNLEEVMVIGTRRPVYVWHRKFYMCKTNIVFDDEREILNIIERIARQVGRRIDQQTPLLDARLPDGSRVNATIRPVSLDGPTLTIRKFKKDPLTIIDLLKYGTFNLEIASLLWVFVDGLGVKPANVLVAGGTGSGKTTTLNALAMFIPPSERVISIEDTAELQLPIEHWVRLETRPPNIEGKGEITMDDLVKNTLRMRPDRIIVGEVRGPEARTMFTAMNTGHNGALYDFSVIQLSNGKFVLIGDLVEELFKKYSDRIETYKDLEYIVLDEKDRFEVVSVGPDLKAGKHIVSRVWRRKVREGERLMRIKTRTGNEVILTKTHPFFVFSKGDVVRKEAEKLKVGDRVAVMMNPPKPPQRRAIVDPSIYVKISDYYLVPNGKGMVKIPNEGLPPEKVQYLSSVNSHHVKLVREVNEKLSYIAGVILGDGYISSGGYYISATFDDEDYMEAFVTAVSKFVPNYVPRMKNDGKSTVVTVGSKIFAEMLSRIFGIPKGKKSGIWDVPDVVLSNDELMRYFIAGLFDADGYVDKNGPSIILATKSENAARKIWYALQRLGIISTVSRVKNRGFKEGEIFRVIISGVEDLTKFAKFIPLCHSRKRAKLMEILNTKKAYRGRKTYRVPISSEMITPIRRRLGLTIAELSKLASYYAGEKVSEGLIRHIEKGRVREIRRSALKGIALALQQVAKDIGDKEAWVMGKRLQLLAEGDVYWDEVVSVEEVDPRELGIEYLYDLTVEDDHNYVANGILVSNCMGTIHSNSARETIVRLESPPMNVPRIMIPALDVIIMQVRFNNRKKGTIRRITEIAEVSGIEGESVQLNTIYKYNPAKDELYHTGVPSRVLNQLAEHTGLTMDELLEERIKREVVLQWMVEKGIRSIEEVGHYIREFYIDHEELLRRIERDASIELTEKVRTVI from the coding sequence TTGGAGGAGAAAAAGAAAAAACGTTCAGGCTTATCATGGATAGAAGAGATCTTAAGTGAAGAAGCAGCTCCTTTAGAAGATATAATAAAAGAAGAACAAAGAGAAGAAAAACCCAATGCCAAGGAAGAACTATCTCCAACTGTGCCAGAAATTAAAACTCCTTCAAGATCCTTATCTGCTGAGAGCAGGGGAGGGAGTAGCTTAGAGGAGATATTGAAGTCCACAAGAGGCTCACCAAGAGTTCCCATCCCTACATATTATGGAGAGGAAGTGAAGGTTCTTGATGTATATGGAAATGTGAGGATCCTTAGAGTTAAGGGAGAACCGATCCCAATTTATGAAATACGCCTTCCAAAATTGAGTGAAGAGGAAGAAAAACTCGTGAAAATCGTTAGGGATAGGGCAATTGCAGAGATACAAATAGACCCCGAGAGCATTCCCGATCCGGAGGAAAGGAGGAGAATATTTGGGAGGGTTGTAAAAAACATAATGCGCGAACTTGCCCCTGCTATTTCTGAGGCAAGGATGGAAATTCTTGTAAATATGGTTGTCCAGAACATGATAGGTTATGGAAAACTTGATCCCCTCGTTAGGGACGATAACTTGGAAGAAGTTATGGTTATAGGAACAAGAAGACCAGTATACGTGTGGCACAGAAAGTTTTACATGTGCAAAACCAATATCGTTTTTGATGATGAGAGGGAGATATTAAACATTATTGAACGTATAGCAAGGCAGGTTGGGAGAAGAATTGATCAGCAAACCCCGCTCTTAGATGCTCGTTTGCCTGACGGAAGTAGAGTAAACGCAACTATTAGGCCAGTTAGCTTAGATGGGCCTACGTTAACCATAAGAAAATTCAAAAAAGATCCCCTTACGATAATTGATCTCTTGAAGTATGGCACCTTTAATTTAGAAATAGCATCTCTGCTTTGGGTTTTTGTTGACGGTCTTGGAGTTAAGCCCGCAAACGTCCTTGTTGCCGGAGGTACTGGTTCGGGTAAAACTACCACTCTTAACGCATTGGCAATGTTCATTCCTCCAAGTGAGCGTGTTATAAGTATTGAAGATACTGCAGAACTTCAATTGCCAATTGAGCACTGGGTAAGGCTTGAAACAAGGCCTCCAAACATAGAAGGAAAGGGAGAAATAACCATGGATGATCTCGTTAAGAACACCCTAAGAATGCGTCCAGATAGAATTATCGTCGGTGAGGTCAGAGGTCCTGAGGCAAGAACGATGTTCACGGCAATGAATACAGGGCATAATGGAGCGCTTTACGACTTCTCGGTTATTCAGCTCTCTAATGGGAAATTCGTGCTTATAGGAGATTTGGTTGAGGAACTCTTCAAGAAGTATTCTGATAGAATTGAGACATATAAAGACCTTGAGTACATAGTACTCGATGAAAAAGATCGCTTTGAGGTCGTTAGCGTCGGCCCAGACCTAAAAGCGGGTAAGCATATTGTTTCAAGAGTTTGGAGAAGGAAAGTCAGAGAGGGAGAAAGGCTGATGCGCATAAAGACAAGAACGGGCAATGAGGTAATACTTACCAAGACTCATCCATTCTTTGTATTCTCCAAGGGGGATGTCGTTAGGAAAGAGGCGGAGAAGCTTAAAGTTGGAGATAGGGTTGCTGTAATGATGAACCCTCCTAAGCCGCCTCAGCGCAGGGCAATTGTGGACCCCAGCATTTATGTAAAAATAAGTGATTACTATCTCGTCCCCAATGGAAAGGGAATGGTAAAAATTCCTAATGAAGGTCTTCCTCCTGAGAAGGTCCAATATCTGTCATCGGTAAATTCACACCATGTGAAGTTGGTTAGGGAGGTTAATGAAAAGCTCTCATATATCGCTGGAGTTATTCTTGGCGATGGATATATATCATCGGGGGGATATTACATTTCAGCTACATTTGACGATGAAGATTACATGGAGGCGTTTGTAACTGCGGTTTCGAAGTTTGTACCTAACTACGTACCCCGCATGAAGAATGATGGAAAAAGCACAGTTGTAACTGTTGGTTCGAAGATTTTCGCTGAAATGCTTTCTAGGATATTCGGAATACCTAAGGGTAAAAAATCTGGGATATGGGATGTTCCGGATGTTGTTCTCTCAAACGATGAGCTCATGAGGTACTTTATAGCTGGGCTCTTTGATGCCGATGGATATGTGGATAAAAACGGACCCTCCATAATTTTGGCTACTAAGAGCGAAAATGCAGCAAGAAAAATCTGGTATGCTCTCCAAAGGCTGGGGATAATAAGCACAGTCTCCCGTGTAAAGAACAGGGGCTTCAAAGAGGGCGAAATATTTAGGGTAATCATAAGTGGAGTTGAGGATCTTACTAAATTCGCAAAATTTATCCCTCTATGCCATTCAAGAAAAAGGGCCAAACTTATGGAAATCTTAAACACCAAGAAGGCATACCGTGGAAGAAAAACATACAGAGTTCCGATATCGAGTGAAATGATAACTCCCATCCGCCGGAGGTTAGGACTGACAATTGCAGAGCTTTCAAAGTTAGCTTCTTATTACGCAGGGGAAAAAGTTTCTGAGGGCCTTATCAGACATATAGAAAAAGGAAGAGTTAGAGAAATAAGGCGTTCTGCACTTAAGGGAATAGCCCTTGCTCTTCAGCAGGTGGCCAAAGACATCGGTGATAAAGAAGCTTGGGTAATGGGGAAGAGACTCCAACTGCTAGCCGAAGGAGATGTCTATTGGGATGAGGTTGTAAGTGTTGAAGAAGTTGACCCGAGAGAGCTAGGTATTGAATACCTCTATGATCTCACGGTAGAGGACGACCACAATTATGTAGCCAATGGAATACTGGTTTCCAATTGTATGGGTACAATCCACTCTAACTCTGCCAGAGAAACAATCGTAAGGCTTGAGAGTCCACCTATGAACGTTCCAAGAATCATGATTCCTGCTTTGGATGTTATCATAATGCAGGTAAGGTTCAACAACAGGAAGAAAGGAACAATAAGAAGGATTACCGAGATAGCTGAGGTTTCCGGAATAGAGGGAGAAAGCGTTCAGCTGAACACTATCTATAAGTACAATCCAGCAAAGGACGAGCTTTATCACACGGGAGTTCCGAGTAGAGTTCTGAACCAGCTTGCTGAGCATACAGGTTTAACAATGGATGAGCTCCTAGAGGAAAGGATAAAGAGAGAAGTTGTCCTCCAGTGGATGGTAGAGAAGGGAATAAGAAGCATAGAAGAGGTCGGGCACTACATTAGAGAATTCTACATTGATCATGAAGAGTTGCTGAGAAGAATAGAGAGGGATGCCTCAATTGAGCTAACTGAGAAAGTTAGAACAGTCATCTAG
- a CDS encoding type II secretion system F family protein, translating into MGIKEKILKFIERLGEKTIEVSERPISRIPKTLTLQERLQLLKKLQEEVSQEREEKYEKELEEIVEWRKRELEESFTHRFSEFMLRHFRGPVESFTKSLKGLDYDLVRANIKMSKEQFVALMLGVSIFTAIFAFLMGVLLLMPADISLMLGILGFIGGFLYMRNYPRIVWRRRVVEVEKALPYVLRHMASLLSAGVGIAEAMVSVANADYGPISEEFDLMIRDMHGGTSFEDALMRFEERMASENVSRVVKQILRATKFGGNLADILYKLAEDFSFEYRMKLVEYIQKVNGVAFVYMFITIIMPTLFVVAILAASLMTRALVMPVQGLAVILLFGFPAISTLVVFMIKRSEPR; encoded by the coding sequence TTGGGGATAAAAGAGAAAATACTTAAATTCATTGAAAGGCTGGGTGAAAAAACCATAGAGGTTAGCGAACGCCCTATTTCAAGAATTCCTAAAACCCTAACGCTCCAAGAGAGACTTCAACTCCTGAAAAAACTTCAAGAGGAAGTCTCTCAGGAGAGAGAAGAAAAATACGAAAAAGAACTTGAAGAGATTGTCGAATGGAGAAAAAGAGAGCTAGAGGAATCTTTCACCCATAGATTCTCAGAATTTATGCTTAGGCACTTTAGAGGTCCGGTTGAATCATTTACAAAGTCTCTAAAGGGACTCGACTATGATCTCGTGAGGGCTAACATTAAAATGAGTAAAGAGCAGTTCGTTGCATTGATGCTGGGTGTTTCCATTTTCACTGCAATTTTTGCTTTTTTAATGGGCGTTCTCCTCCTCATGCCAGCTGACATCTCCCTGATGCTTGGGATACTTGGCTTTATTGGTGGTTTCCTGTATATGAGGAACTACCCAAGGATAGTCTGGCGGAGAAGGGTTGTAGAGGTAGAAAAAGCCCTTCCATATGTTTTGAGACACATGGCATCGCTCTTAAGTGCTGGAGTTGGTATAGCTGAGGCAATGGTATCGGTTGCCAATGCGGATTATGGACCCATATCCGAGGAATTTGACCTCATGATAAGAGACATGCACGGAGGAACATCCTTTGAAGATGCATTAATGAGGTTTGAGGAGAGAATGGCATCCGAAAACGTTAGTAGAGTTGTAAAGCAGATCCTTAGGGCCACAAAATTCGGTGGAAACTTGGCGGATATCCTCTACAAACTTGCCGAAGACTTTTCCTTTGAATACAGAATGAAGCTTGTGGAGTACATCCAAAAGGTGAACGGTGTTGCCTTTGTCTATATGTTCATAACCATAATAATGCCAACGCTATTTGTTGTGGCGATACTGGCTGCTTCATTAATGACCAGGGCGTTAGTAATGCCCGTCCAAGGGTTAGCTGTTATCCTGCTCTTTGGGTTCCCAGCTATTTCAACCCTCGTCGTGTTTATGATAAAACGTAGTGAACCGAGGTGA
- a CDS encoding type II secretion system F family protein yields the protein MAEIKFLRPLAKALEKLLPTRWVRRYELFLYSAGISFLALEFLLVSLLLAGLVGIIAFILSPVKIYALPVFLGLFLGIAWVYPYYLLTKKIEDMEKNLPDAFFYLASSLRAGVSFSEALEEASTARFGALTEEFKRTVQEIKKGRATIEALRAFAVRNKRSSVIYRSTMIIIEAYERGAPMADVLVAVANDVREILRIKKERKASTGMQAMFFIIASGFIGPFILGVVSQIMGGMNTPEVGLNLPLEAIKNVSLAFVAIQAIVSGLGIGIIREGKFSAGFKYSAMLAILGVVIFLVATRVQISGFI from the coding sequence TTGGCTGAAATTAAATTCCTCCGACCTCTTGCAAAGGCTCTTGAAAAACTACTCCCCACAAGGTGGGTCAGAAGGTACGAGCTCTTCCTGTACTCAGCGGGAATATCATTTTTAGCGCTTGAATTTTTGTTGGTATCTTTATTGCTGGCAGGGTTGGTCGGGATAATAGCTTTCATACTGTCCCCTGTTAAGATCTATGCTCTCCCGGTGTTCCTCGGTTTGTTTTTAGGGATTGCATGGGTTTATCCCTATTATTTGCTGACCAAGAAGATAGAAGACATGGAGAAAAACTTGCCCGATGCTTTCTTCTATCTTGCGAGCTCTTTGAGAGCTGGAGTTTCTTTCTCTGAAGCTTTGGAAGAAGCATCAACTGCAAGGTTTGGAGCATTAACAGAGGAATTCAAAAGAACAGTACAGGAGATAAAGAAGGGTAGAGCAACAATAGAAGCCCTGAGGGCTTTTGCAGTAAGAAACAAGAGATCTTCGGTAATTTATCGCTCCACAATGATTATCATAGAGGCTTATGAGAGAGGAGCCCCAATGGCTGATGTACTTGTGGCGGTTGCCAACGACGTCCGTGAAATACTGAGAATAAAAAAGGAGAGGAAAGCCTCAACCGGAATGCAAGCAATGTTCTTTATAATTGCAAGCGGCTTCATAGGGCCATTCATCCTAGGGGTTGTATCCCAGATTATGGGTGGCATGAACACTCCTGAAGTGGGACTTAATTTGCCGTTAGAAGCGATAAAAAACGTTTCTCTTGCGTTTGTGGCAATACAAGCTATAGTTTCGGGGTTAGGAATTGGAATAATAAGAGAAGGAAAGTTCTCTGCAGGCTTCAAGTACAGCGCAATGTTGGCTATACTCGGAGTTGTGATATTCCTTGTGGCTACCAGGGTTCAGATATCAGGATTCATCTGA
- a CDS encoding FKBP-type peptidyl-prolyl cis-trans isomerase, giving the protein MKVEKGDFVVFNYVGRFENGEIFDTTYEDIAKEAGIYVEDRTYGPLGANVGVGELIPGMDEALIGMEIGEKKTIVVPPEKGYGMPRDDLIIEVPIEEFEKAGIEPVEGAYIMTDSGIARITAITEENVTLDFNHPLAGKTLTFEVEIVDIEKAKPESDES; this is encoded by the coding sequence ATGAAAGTTGAAAAAGGAGATTTTGTGGTTTTTAACTACGTTGGAAGGTTTGAAAACGGAGAAATATTTGATACAACTTATGAGGATATCGCCAAGGAAGCAGGCATTTATGTGGAAGACAGAACATACGGGCCCCTTGGAGCTAACGTTGGTGTTGGTGAACTTATCCCCGGAATGGATGAAGCCCTTATAGGAATGGAAATTGGAGAGAAAAAGACTATAGTGGTTCCCCCCGAGAAAGGATACGGGATGCCAAGAGATGACTTGATAATTGAAGTCCCAATAGAGGAGTTTGAAAAAGCCGGCATAGAACCAGTAGAGGGAGCGTACATAATGACCGATAGTGGGATAGCAAGGATAACTGCAATTACTGAAGAAAACGTCACTTTGGACTTTAACCACCCACTGGCAGGCAAGACACTAACATTTGAAGTGGAAATAGTTGATATAGAAAAGGCAAAGCCAGAATCAGATGAATCCTGA
- a CDS encoding DUF2118 domain-containing protein, which translates to MEKLPQLFVEAEFEECFEGDEAKVDCIIIQDNIEIRLQKGQKLPEFIDVKKAKFLRKEIYDRFHFYVDKYEHKMLCDARIVLPDRRTEIRLYEGDELMLLPVEGFVSTIIAGVGNRVRKSDAFAAVTTKKGEVHYLKPPKNGVVVYIDEFTNRPHYIYYILPEE; encoded by the coding sequence ATGGAAAAACTCCCGCAATTGTTCGTTGAGGCAGAGTTTGAAGAATGCTTTGAAGGAGACGAGGCAAAAGTTGATTGCATAATAATCCAAGACAACATAGAGATTAGACTACAAAAGGGACAAAAGCTTCCGGAGTTTATAGACGTTAAAAAAGCGAAATTTTTGCGAAAAGAAATCTACGATAGGTTTCACTTTTATGTGGACAAATACGAGCATAAAATGCTCTGTGATGCGAGAATAGTTCTCCCCGATAGAAGAACCGAGATAAGACTGTATGAAGGAGACGAACTCATGTTGCTCCCGGTGGAAGGGTTTGTTTCCACGATAATAGCTGGGGTAGGAAACAGGGTAAGAAAAAGCGATGCTTTTGCAGCAGTAACAACTAAAAAAGGAGAGGTACACTACCTAAAGCCTCCAAAAAATGGGGTGGTGGTTTACATAGACGAGTTCACTAATAGGCCCCACTACATCTACTACATTCTCCCAGAGGAGTAG
- a CDS encoding DUF4129 domain-containing protein, producing MRRRLMALYLLIILLMGAIVSSEAKIGEIKKGNQDYYLIGLFFAILIVLGGIILIQIFLTVGDPFAKKGPEYGVNWGIFLAIIIGSIILALPILYKVYKTPLPNMTANRSEGIYYVNQSYHVSFYERYFQNPFGGSSEGSVYLYVLFGVLVITLSYVAVRFYLDLRAARERRKLKEIVEQFDKKLEEEGIDFLGDPNEIVVKLYKNAVIWLRLLGIPYRESWTHWEHAEKVKYKHDAYVKLARLFEKAKYAPEKVTMEDAREAYELYMKIKGDVNEVEA from the coding sequence ATGAGACGTAGGTTGATGGCCCTATACCTGCTGATAATCCTGCTGATGGGCGCAATAGTAAGTTCTGAAGCTAAAATAGGTGAAATTAAGAAGGGCAACCAAGACTATTACCTAATAGGGCTTTTCTTTGCCATTTTAATAGTTCTTGGGGGCATAATACTAATCCAGATTTTCCTAACTGTTGGGGATCCTTTTGCGAAAAAAGGCCCGGAATACGGTGTAAACTGGGGTATCTTCCTCGCTATAATAATAGGCTCCATTATACTTGCTCTCCCCATTCTCTACAAGGTTTACAAAACTCCCCTCCCAAACATGACAGCAAACCGAAGTGAGGGGATTTACTACGTTAATCAGAGTTATCACGTTAGCTTCTACGAGAGGTATTTCCAAAATCCCTTTGGAGGGTCTTCAGAAGGTAGCGTTTACCTATATGTTCTCTTTGGAGTTCTTGTAATAACCCTCAGCTATGTTGCGGTGAGGTTTTATCTTGATTTGAGAGCGGCTAGAGAAAGGAGAAAACTTAAAGAGATCGTTGAACAATTTGATAAAAAATTAGAGGAAGAAGGTATAGACTTCCTGGGAGACCCAAACGAAATAGTGGTGAAGCTTTACAAGAATGCAGTAATCTGGCTTAGACTTTTGGGCATCCCCTACAGAGAAAGCTGGACTCATTGGGAGCACGCAGAGAAAGTAAAATATAAGCACGACGCATATGTAAAGCTTGCGAGGCTTTTTGAAAAAGCAAAATACGCACCGGAGAAAGTCACTATGGAAGATGCGAGGGAGGCTTATGAGCTTTACATGAAAATCAAGGGGGATGTAAATGAAGTTGAGGCTTAA
- a CDS encoding AAA family ATPase, translating into MRVEEVYEKGNEILNEVGKAIVGKREVLKLMLATILADGHILIEDLPGLAKTLMAKSFASALGVKFKRVQFTPDLLPSDILGVSVFNQKTLEFEFKKGPVFTNILLADEVNRAPPKTQSALLEAMQERQVTIEGKTYQLEKPFVVIATQNPIEQEGTYPLPEAQLDRFLVRLRVGYPTKGEELEILKRRIERKKEEVDINQVTSAEEVVEMQRAVEDVYVSDAVLEYITEIVRATRENKKEIEVGASPRGSLALLKLSRAYAALEGRDYVIPDDVKKVAVPALSHRLILKRELWYTRVSQEIVMERMLEKIPVPKFE; encoded by the coding sequence ATGAGAGTAGAGGAAGTTTATGAAAAAGGAAATGAGATTTTAAATGAAGTTGGGAAGGCAATAGTTGGAAAAAGAGAAGTTCTAAAGCTTATGCTTGCAACAATACTAGCCGATGGGCACATTCTCATTGAAGACCTCCCAGGATTGGCAAAGACATTAATGGCAAAGAGCTTTGCCTCAGCACTAGGAGTTAAGTTCAAAAGGGTTCAATTTACACCCGATCTACTCCCCTCCGACATACTGGGAGTTAGCGTTTTCAACCAGAAAACCCTTGAATTCGAGTTCAAAAAAGGGCCGGTGTTTACAAACATACTTCTTGCCGATGAGGTCAACAGAGCACCCCCAAAGACTCAATCAGCTTTGCTTGAGGCTATGCAGGAAAGGCAGGTAACTATAGAGGGGAAAACCTACCAGCTTGAGAAGCCCTTTGTGGTAATAGCCACCCAAAACCCGATTGAGCAAGAGGGAACATATCCCCTGCCGGAGGCACAGCTCGATAGATTCCTCGTCAGGCTCAGGGTGGGTTACCCGACCAAGGGGGAGGAGCTTGAGATTCTCAAGAGGAGGATCGAGAGAAAGAAAGAAGAAGTGGATATAAACCAAGTAACCTCCGCTGAAGAAGTTGTAGAGATGCAGAGGGCAGTTGAGGATGTTTATGTGAGCGATGCCGTTCTTGAATACATAACCGAGATAGTGAGGGCAACTAGAGAAAACAAAAAGGAAATTGAAGTTGGAGCGTCTCCAAGAGGGAGCTTGGCATTGCTAAAGCTTTCGAGGGCATACGCTGCTTTGGAAGGCAGGGACTACGTTATCCCAGATGACGTGAAGAAAGTTGCTGTGCCTGCACTAAGTCATAGGCTCATACTGAAGAGGGAGCTTTGGTATACTCGGGTAAGCCAAGAGATTGTGATGGAGAGAATGCTTGAAAAAATACCCGTTCCAAAGTTTGAGTGA
- a CDS encoding DUF58 domain-containing protein, which yields MREFYPTGKALQLLLALWIGVLIAFFTLRWDMVYLLLPILWLFFIAVAFFKPRLDVEIKRILPHDRILEGEAVEVRLTVKSNERIPSLKLVDSTPEELEVIEGKNEFLLSLKKDEVRELSYKIRVRRGVHEFNWIYLSYQDPFGFFKRGKVVELYDELIGVPLIEDVITPYSTKGTKITVGPLPSPRIGEGVEFHAIREYQPGDPFKIINWKATAKMGKIMSNEYESERKVDVVIIVDAGYLGGRVIDYSVRAAASLMLDCLKNGTSFGLLLSESVPLWARVDYGKRHFFRCVDILSTARPDKNNLIAYQVEHLIRTRFPANAQIIYISPLVSEESRKALEMIYHYGYKIIVISPDPYSAIEPRSKEEELAVKMLDLKRKAYLRKLSAYALIIDWDTKKPLRSAIAEVIKL from the coding sequence ATGAGGGAGTTCTACCCGACTGGAAAAGCCCTTCAGCTTCTTCTTGCCCTATGGATAGGGGTACTCATAGCTTTCTTTACCCTTCGCTGGGATATGGTATATCTCCTCCTTCCGATACTTTGGCTGTTTTTCATAGCGGTTGCATTTTTTAAACCAAGGCTTGATGTGGAGATTAAGAGAATCCTGCCTCACGACAGAATTCTTGAAGGAGAAGCCGTGGAAGTAAGACTTACCGTAAAGTCCAACGAAAGAATTCCAAGCTTAAAGCTTGTGGATAGCACACCAGAGGAGCTTGAGGTTATTGAAGGTAAGAACGAGTTTTTGCTTTCCCTAAAAAAAGATGAAGTGAGAGAGCTTTCCTACAAGATTAGGGTACGCAGAGGAGTTCATGAGTTTAACTGGATATACTTGAGCTACCAAGATCCATTTGGATTTTTCAAAAGGGGCAAGGTGGTTGAGCTGTATGATGAGCTTATTGGTGTTCCGCTCATAGAAGATGTCATCACTCCTTACTCCACAAAGGGCACGAAAATAACCGTTGGCCCCTTGCCATCTCCGAGAATAGGTGAAGGAGTAGAGTTTCATGCTATAAGGGAATATCAGCCTGGAGATCCTTTCAAGATAATAAACTGGAAGGCAACGGCAAAAATGGGCAAAATAATGAGCAACGAGTATGAGAGCGAGAGAAAAGTTGATGTTGTGATAATAGTGGACGCTGGCTATTTGGGGGGTAGGGTTATAGACTACTCTGTGAGGGCTGCCGCTTCTCTTATGCTTGACTGTCTTAAAAACGGCACGAGCTTTGGTCTTTTGCTTTCGGAGAGCGTCCCCCTATGGGCTAGGGTAGATTATGGAAAAAGGCATTTCTTCAGATGTGTGGACATTCTAAGCACTGCTAGGCCGGATAAAAACAATCTAATTGCCTATCAGGTTGAACATCTTATAAGGACGCGCTTTCCTGCAAATGCCCAAATAATCTACATCTCACCCCTTGTTAGCGAAGAGAGCAGAAAAGCCCTTGAGATGATTTATCACTATGGATACAAGATAATAGTGATCTCTCCAGATCCATATTCGGCCATAGAGCCAAGAAGCAAAGAGGAAGAACTGGCGGTTAAGATGCTAGACCTCAAAAGAAAAGCATACTTGAGGAAGCTTTCCGCCTATGCCCTGATAATAGACTGGGATACCAAAAAGCCTCTTAGAAGTGCCATTGCAGAGGTGATCAAGCTATGA
- a CDS encoding carbohydrate kinase family protein yields the protein MDLIVLGHVAIDHIIFPDKREIVLPGGAAAAVATSAALSGAKVGLVTKVGKDFPTEWLKNLERTLDIKGVHVLEGKTMHIYMIYHEDGSVDAPVEMGVAEKMGETEIPEDYLNAKIFHISPIPPEEQLKAIERLKGKRVTLDFNPTYMEEYKTKRDLMKEIVSKVEVVFPNEREAKTITGEEDIKKAAEKLHKWGAKIVVVTMGEKGVLLYNGKDFKKFNALPVDEIVDPTGAGDAFAGGFLAYYAREKNLEECIKQGLMRAREVLKKKGSWSI from the coding sequence ATGGATCTGATAGTTCTCGGGCATGTCGCGATTGACCACATAATCTTTCCAGACAAGAGGGAGATAGTCCTCCCAGGAGGGGCAGCTGCCGCTGTTGCAACTTCCGCCGCTCTAAGTGGAGCCAAAGTGGGATTGGTTACAAAGGTTGGGAAGGACTTCCCCACGGAGTGGCTGAAAAACCTTGAAAGAACCCTAGACATTAAGGGAGTTCACGTTCTCGAAGGAAAGACAATGCACATATACATGATCTACCACGAAGACGGGAGCGTCGATGCGCCGGTGGAGATGGGAGTGGCAGAGAAGATGGGCGAAACAGAGATTCCGGAAGATTACCTAAATGCGAAAATATTTCATATCTCTCCAATACCACCAGAAGAGCAGCTAAAGGCTATAGAAAGACTAAAAGGTAAGAGGGTTACCCTAGATTTCAACCCGACATACATGGAAGAATACAAGACAAAAAGAGATCTCATGAAGGAGATAGTGTCAAAAGTGGAGGTAGTTTTTCCAAACGAAAGAGAGGCAAAAACGATAACCGGAGAAGAGGACATCAAAAAAGCCGCCGAAAAGCTTCACAAGTGGGGAGCTAAAATCGTCGTGGTAACCATGGGAGAAAAGGGGGTTCTGCTTTATAACGGGAAAGATTTCAAAAAGTTCAATGCTCTTCCAGTAGATGAAATCGTGGATCCAACCGGAGCTGGGGATGCTTTTGCTGGCGGCTTTCTAGCTTATTATGCAAGAGAAAAGAACCTCGAGGAGTGCATAAAGCAAGGATTGATGAGGGCAAGAGAGGTGCTTAAGAAAAAAGGAAGCTGGAGCATCTAA
- a CDS encoding LAGLIDADG family homing endonuclease, producing the protein MFEVAKEYPREFLRGLFDSEGYVYLDPTTKKVSYVSLHNYDLELLEFSKSLLALLDIHSKIRVSKKAGSPVVIRGKQYSYKSDLYELRVYRVESVRRFAKEVGFTIPRKQNKLREWLSIKFNEHL; encoded by the coding sequence TTGTTTGAAGTTGCAAAGGAATATCCCAGAGAGTTCCTTCGGGGTTTGTTTGACAGTGAGGGTTATGTCTATTTAGACCCAACTACTAAGAAAGTTTCTTATGTTTCGTTGCACAACTACGATTTAGAGCTATTAGAGTTCTCTAAAAGTCTCTTAGCTTTATTGGATATACACTCAAAAATAAGGGTTTCAAAGAAAGCTGGAAGCCCTGTTGTGATCAGAGGCAAACAATACTCCTACAAAAGTGACCTTTATGAGCTTAGGGTATATCGCGTAGAAAGTGTGAGACGTTTTGCCAAGGAAGTTGGATTTACAATACCAAGGAAACAAAATAAGCTTAGAGAATGGTTATCAATAAAGTTTAATGAACATTTATGA